The following nucleotide sequence is from Sphingomonas panacisoli.
CCAACTGTTCGATGAACCGACGGTACGCGATCAAGCGCTGGTGCTCGCGGGACTTGGCGCTAAGGGGCGTCTTCGCGTGGTTGACGCAGCCTATTGGCGCAAGGGTTGCAGTTCGTTGGGGCGATTGCGCTACGCGGTCCTGCTCGGCGTCGCCAAAAACAAGTCTTCACCAGAATATCTCGCCCTGGTCGATATCAAGGAAGCGGTTGCTTCGGTGGCGCCAGCCGATCCGGCCGCCCACATGCCGCGCGACGCTGCCGAGCGCGTCATAGCAGGCGCGAGGGCGCTTTCGCCCAATCTGGGCGACCGCATGATCGCGGCGAGTCTGTTCGGCAAGCCTGTCGTGCTTCGCGAGCTCGCGCCGCAAGACCTGAAAATCGAGGTCGATCAATTTTCGCGCAGCGAGGCCGTCGCTGCCGCCGGCTATCTGGCGTTCGTCGTTGGTGTCGCTCACGCCCGCCAGTTGACCGACGATGAGCGGCTTGGGTGGAGCAAGAAACTCGCTCAGCGAAAGGAAAGAAATCTCGACGCGCCTTCTTGGCTATGGCGGAGCATTGTCGACTTGGCGGCCGCCCACGAGCGCGGCTACCTCGAACATTGCCGCCAGTTTGCGATGGTGGCGCGCTAAGTCCGGGCAGGCAGAAAGGCCGGCCAAGGATCGCTTTGGAGGGCCTAATCGACGGTCACTTTGCTTTCGGCGCCCTCCCATTTCCCGGCGAGGCCGGGGACTTCCTCAAGTTGCCGGACTTCGTCGAACCTGCCGCGCTCCGCGCGATAGCGAACGATCTCGAAGCCGTGTCCCTTGAGCAAATCTATGCTGTCCAGCTGCTCGGCAGTCGCCTTATTCAAATCCAGCATCTCAGTTGCTCTCACGTTGCTACCGACGGGCTTGATGGGTATATTTCACGAGCTTACCCGCGCCATTCGTCCATGGCACGGTCATACTCTTGGCGACGTTTTTCCACCTCGCGTTGCAGCCTCGCGATTTCTTTATCGCGCCTAGCCACTAGTTCATGTCGCTCGCGCCGTAAGGCTTCTTCGCGATCGCGTAACGCCTCGCTTGCCCTATCATATTCGCCCTCGGCGCGTGCGAGGGATTGCTGTGCAGCATCGAGCTTTCGCCGAGACGGCTTCGGGTCTAACTTGGGTGGCTTAGAGGCGGGTGCCGCGCCGGGTGGCTCCGGCCTGGCCTTAGATTTCGGCCTGTGCGGCAGGGCGGCCAAGTGTTGCGCGGTGGAACCGCGCGCGCGTTTAATTACTACCCCCGGGCTGGCCAACGGCTCCTTCGTCAGCTTGGGGTCGGTAACGACAGAGGCCATGCCGTGCGCGAAGAGGTTGGCGCTGCTCCCCCAGGCCTTTAGCGCTGCCTTCCGGCTCGGCGCCGCGACATAGGCGTCGTGAAAGCCGATCGGCGTGCAAAAGACCTTGAGCGAGCGCCCCACGCGAGCGGCTAGATCACGCCGGTCCCGCCGTTCGCGCCGATGACGCTGCCGGTGGTGAAGCTATTCTTTTCCTCCGCCAGCGTCACGTAGAGCCCGCCCAGTTCGACCGGCTGACCGGCGCGGCCAATCGGCGTATCCTGGCCGAACTTCGCGACCTTCCCCGGCAGCTGGCCGCCGGAAATCTGCAGGGGCGTCCATACCGGTCCCGGCGCGACCGCGTTGACGCGGATGCCCTTGCTTGCGAGTTGCTTGGCCAGCCCCTTGGTGAAGACCTCGATCGCGCCCTTGGTCGTCGCATAGTCGAGCAATTCCTCGACCGGGTTGAACGAGTTGACGCTGGCGGTGTTGATGATCGTCGATCCCGGCTTCATCACCGCTGCGGCGGCCTTCGACAGCCAGAACATTGCGTAGACGTTGGTCTTCATCGTTCGGTCGAACTGCTCGTCGCTGATGTCGGCTATCGACATCTGAGCCTGCTGATAGCCGGCATTGTTGACCAGGATGTCGAGCCCGCCGAGTTCTTCCACTGCGCGCTGGACCAAGGAGCGAGTGAACGCTTCGTCGGTCAAATCGCCCGGCAGCTGCACCAGGGTCGCGCCGTCCTTTTCGAACACGGCCTTGAGATCGTCGGCATCTGCCTGTTCGCGTGGGTGATAGTTGATCGCGACTTGCGCCCCTTCGCGGGCAAAGGCGATTGCAGCGGCGCGCCCGATCCCTGAATCGCCGCCGGTCACCAAGGCCTTGCGACCGGTCAGCCGGCCGGTGCCGACATAGCTGTCCTCGCCGCTGTCGGGCACAGGATCCATGTTGCGCTGGAGACCAGGCCATCCCTGGGGCTGCTCAGCAAAGCCGTCGTTATGGAACTTGTTCTGCGGGTCGATCAGCAGTGCTTCGCTCATTGTACAACTCCTTCGCCTCGCCAACCGCTTAGGCGTTGTTTTGTTCATCCTGCGCGCAAGGGAATGTGCGCCGACGACGTCCGCCCCGAGGATGGCAAGAACGAATTGTGAATGATCGGCGTCGCGGTCGATTGGGCTGCCGTCATTCGGAGCGCGGCGTGGACAATGGGAATCGCTGGTGAACGCGCATAAGAAGCTGCATCAGCGATCGGACGTCACAACGGGGCGGGATCAGTCGATGGATGCAAAGATGAAGAAGCGACACCGCGTCGTGATCGTCGGCGCGGGTTTTGGCGGTCTTTCGGTGGTCAAAGGACTGAAGGGAGCCCTTGTCGATGTTACCGTCATCGACCAGCGCAATCATCACCTCTTCCAGCCACTGCTCTATCAAGTCGCAACTGCGTCGCTAGCGCCGTCGGAAATAGCCTGGCCGATCCGATCGATGCTGCGCAACCGTCGCGACATCACAACGGTGCTCGCCACGGTGATCGGCGTGGACATGGCGGGGCAGGCCGTACTGCTGGCCGACGGGGATCGGGTGCCCTACGACACATTGGTACTCGCGACCGGAGCGCGTCATGGCTATTTTGGCCATGACGAGTGG
It contains:
- a CDS encoding DUF2252 family protein: MARSVHAYVRGNTKQFYAWLDESIIAKAIPDGPSIWICGDCHLGNLGPLADADHHVDVQIRDLDQTVIGNPALDLIRLGLSLETAARSSDLPGVTTARMVEAMIDGYQRALSPKTINDPLEPEVVKSVRRTAVGRRWKHLARERIGTDNDPRIPIGKRFWALTAKERGCIDQLFDEPTVRDQALVLAGLGAKGRLRVVDAAYWRKGCSSLGRLRYAVLLGVAKNKSSPEYLALVDIKEAVASVAPADPAAHMPRDAAERVIAGARALSPNLGDRMIAASLFGKPVVLRELAPQDLKIEVDQFSRSEAVAAAGYLAFVVGVAHARQLTDDERLGWSKKLAQRKERNLDAPSWLWRSIVDLAAAHERGYLEHCRQFAMVAR
- a CDS encoding helix-hairpin-helix domain-containing protein, which produces MLDLNKATAEQLDSIDLLKGHGFEIVRYRAERGRFDEVRQLEEVPGLAGKWEGAESKVTVD
- a CDS encoding SDR family oxidoreductase; translation: MSEALLIDPQNKFHNDGFAEQPQGWPGLQRNMDPVPDSGEDSYVGTGRLTGRKALVTGGDSGIGRAAAIAFAREGAQVAINYHPREQADADDLKAVFEKDGATLVQLPGDLTDEAFTRSLVQRAVEELGGLDILVNNAGYQQAQMSIADISDEQFDRTMKTNVYAMFWLSKAAAAVMKPGSTIINTASVNSFNPVEELLDYATTKGAIEVFTKGLAKQLASKGIRVNAVAPGPVWTPLQISGGQLPGKVAKFGQDTPIGRAGQPVELGGLYVTLAEEKNSFTTGSVIGANGGTGVI